TGCTGGCAGGAAAATTAGAAACAGGCGTTAAACCTTTTGAATTTCTGCCCTGGTTAGCGATCACTGCAGGTAAACAGACAACAGATCTGAAGGATGTGTTGATTTTCCAGAAGACACATGTGTgggttttttgggggggggacaggaaaGTGATCTATCTGATGCAAGCTGTGTAACCGCCTCCTTCCCTCTTTGTGTTTAAGTGTGTGACTCATTCATTCCTGAGAGTTGTACAAATCATCCCACCCTGCTGCTGAATGCTCCGACTCAAACACACGTTTGTGTTGTTAGAACTTCAGAGCAACTGAAATCTGATCCTACAGGACGCACAGTCGTGCATGTCATAGACGTTCCTCTGCTCCAGCACATCTGACTCTAACAGAAGCAAGGTCTCATCAAAAGTCCACAACATGCAGGATCATGTAGCCTGCAGGAGCAATAATCCTCACCTGAATATGTTTTTACGGTCAGTTTCAGGGATTTTAACCATCAGAGTGGAGCTTTTACAGagcaagtatgtacagtctatgagaGCAAGTGATTAATTATGTCACTAGGGATTGAAGGCTATTTTTAATAGCAACTTTTACAGCTTAAAAATAGcattcaataaaaataaaaaacaatcatTCAATTGAAGCTCCAGACTTGATTGTGTTTGAAATATTTGACAAATAAGGAAAATCTGAGATGGAGAACATTGGTTTCTGGACTCGTTTTTCAGCTTAATTAACTAAAAACCCTAAAATCTGTGTCCGAAAGAGATCTTCAAATAACTTACGTCACAGATTATGTCAAATATGGAGGCTCTAATGCAGAATAAATAAGGAGAAATGCAAATAAATTATATAATTTATTTCACTTTGGACATAAGAAACTCAAGCCAGAAATTCAGTATTTTTGTTGTTGGAGGAAAAGTGAGTTTTAATCTTTTTCACCTGAACAACGTTTTTCTAGTTTTCCAACAACAGCTGAACCACATTCCTCCAAGAATCAGCAAGTCACCTAACTGAGCCTTTTTATGGCTGTGAGGAGGATTCACCTGTTTCACATTTTTGCATCAAATCTGGACTAAATGTTTCTTTAGAGGGTCCATAAATCCAGACTATATGACTTGGATAAACCAAAAAGTATACTATCATGACACATCTCAAGGCTTAGCTCTTTAACTTCAACAAAAGAAATAAAAGGTTAgaattttgtttgtgttttttcacCTCTGGGCATAAAATGTAACAAtatttttgtaattattattttaatgtaTCAATTATGTGAGATAATGCTGGTAATTAATTAATTGTTACATTGACATATTGTTTAGAATTTTTTTACAATAGTATTTTTTCCCCAGTTGCATTCGGTTCATGCTTTAATAAGAAAAAGGGACTAAAATTAGTTCCGTCAACCTGTGGGTTAAAACACTTATTCAGATCTCGCAAAACAAATTATTTTGAATAATTACTCTTTTATCTGTTTCGAAAGctatttgaacaacctcagtttagagACATGGTGATTGGTTCTGATAATCAGCCAAGCTCAGAAATACAGTAACTATGGGACAAAAAAGAAAATGTCATAAAACCACTTATGAAGGTTCGTGCAAATGCTATTTTATAACCTACATGATTCCTTATTTGATGGTTATTATGAAAGATTATttagttaaataaaaaatataaagagATTGCATCCAGTCTTGTGTTGTggaaatcacagcgctctatcggtttggtgggcgggatgatgcaacagagtggagcAGCTATGATAGCACTGGCTTGTTTGGCATCAACATTGAACTTTTTAGACTTGGACTGTTCTTTGAGTCAGGAGCAGATAaaggtacttaagtttatttagaaaaaggatgcatttgcatcttcttcaagAGCGCTGACCGGCATCCGTAGCAATGAGTACGTCAcgctgtttgttgtccaatagcatgtgaagACCGTTTGAAAGACTACCATAGATTCCGCACCACAACTGATAGCCAATGGGCCatagccagactatatattcatatatatatatatctatatatatagatatatatatatatatatcggcttgccaggctactaaaTATTAACTGCATAGATAAGTTTGGAGAAATCTTAAAGGACATTTGCATTAACTGATTTATTAAACATTTAGTTGCTGACCTCAGTCAGACTAACCTGATTagaactaatctctgtttctccaaactgaagctGTTCAACGATATGATACTTtggttgaatttgaattggtgtaACAAACCAATTAATttgatttatatcatcatcatcatcattattataattattagtagtagtagttctGGTTTTAGACTTTTACTGTATTAAAATCTACTAAAACTGAATAAATCAACCTCTTATCTCTCTTACCTTTTACCCCGCCGACATCCATCACCTGCCTGCATCGGACTGCAGCTCCTCCCAAAAATTCAAAAACAAACCCACAATCAGCTGATTTTGTTAAACAACAGCTGTTTCCAGCCGTCGACGTCACACAGGTGAGTAAAAAGTAACGTTTATATATAAAAGTTTAACTTTAGGGTGAAGACTGAGCCGAACAACACGGTGAGTTAGATTCATGAAGCCTTAAAAAGCAAAGTTTGAGTTATTCTTTCCTTTTCCGGTTTTATACCTTTCTAAATAAAAGCTTTCTTAATCAAAGCGTGCGTATGCTAGGTCACAGGTCTAAACATATAGCCTACAAGTCAGAAAGGAAACGTAACTTACTTAGGCTGCTGGCTGAAACTTTACTTCAGGTTGATGAGAAAATAAAGGCGACCTCTACATAAGGCCTATTGAGATAAAACGTTTTATTAATTGGAACTTCTTGATTTTAGGCAATCATTTGTGATCAAAACTATGGATTAAACATTAATACACAAAAACCATGGCATCAACATTTCAtttatataaataaaatcatacagaCTGATGTGttttcatgtttgtttgttttttttttgagtaggctaaactAGATAATGTTCTTCTAATTTTTAACTAAATGATAAAGCATGACATAAGTTTGTTCTAAAGACTTAAAAACTACAAAAAGTCAAATTTGAACATAAACTTTTTTTAGGACCAGGTAGAATTTTTGGCTCTTTATATCCATTCTGAGAGAGGTGGTATAGGCTATGCAGAGCCCAAGCACATAACGGTTTGACATACCTGTCACATTTGTGCAAAAACTTACCCCCAAAAATTTTTTAAACTTATTAAAAGGCAAATTCTTCAATTAGAACAAAAAAAGACATTACAAACAAACTAGCGCCATCCTTTTTTAAAGTTTCTTGAAAATGGAGGAACAAATTATTCAGCCTTTTTGCACCACAACTTTACCATTCCAAACATTGTTTTTTAACTGTTCCGTCACAGatgtttgtgcttttattttgaaggctggTCATTTCCGGGCTGGATGACTTTTCAGCTTTTTGAGTTTTGGCGGATTTTGTTGTTTTAAGCGTTGACGCCTGGCAGCTCAGGCACTGTAGGGCTGTCTGCTGCTTTTATGTCAGCCAAGATAAGAGTTCAGACATTCCCAAACCCAAACCAGTTAGTCAACCTGAAGCAGGCGATGGAAAATTTACAGCTAAGACAGGTTTTCTGTTCATCTCTTTAGAAATCATCACTCATCGGGTCACCTTCAATCTTTGaataaacaaaatttaaaaactactTTCTTCTTTCAGTGTCTCAAAAAACAAACGTGTCTTCTGAAACAGATTTATTGTGGTGCAATAAAACATTACATTTCCatgaaaatgactaaaataacaatCTAACTATACAAAATGAAATATTTCTGATCTGGGATGTTCaaaaaaatatttacaaataGGCCCTGTTAGATCTTCAGTCAACACACAGAAACAGTCAGAAAAATAGCGTAAATACTTTAAATAGCATAACTTGACGTTTTTGTTCAGTATGACAAAATAAATTGCAGCTGATGACTAATAAATGAAAGCCATAAAACTGGGATTTCAAGCTGGTTTCTGCCACTAGAATAAAGAACATGATTCAAATGAAAAATTAAAGCATCTCTGAAGTTTAGTCTGAAAAGTGAATCTTTAAATTTAGAATATCTTCTTGCGATTGAAACTTCACACTTCTGAAAGAAATGTTTAATAAAATGCCCTTATTTCGTCTGCTTCCTGCCATTTTCTAAAACATTTAGAAACACGTAATGCAAGCATATCGTGGGTGTGACCCTATCAGTTACACACGTTGATATTAAAAAAGGGATTCTTGAATAAAAAGgctgaaaattatttaaaaaaattatttctatCCACAAAAATTACACTTTTCCATCATGTTGTATCACATTATCAGGTTTCTCAGATTTATGGTAAAAGATTCTGTTGTAAGTAAGATGTTAAAGATGTGACTGATGACATTTTCTGTCAGTATCAATAAAACGTAACGTGACCTAAGGCGATTTCATCCTGACAAAGGTTTTTCCTGTTatgtataaaaatatatatttagtaTAAAAGTGGCCGGAATAACAAGTGTTTTAACTAGGTTTAGTTCAAATTGTTgacaaaaaaacatttaaaaagacaTCCTGttgttacaaaataaaagcctttgagTTATTAATCTGCTCAGGTTAGTTTCAGATACCGAACACGGTTCTTCATGTCTTGCATTGCTGCATCTGAAAGTGCACGAACCGACAGCTGGACTCTGCATCCTGCTTTGGTGCTGAAGTCTCACATGAAGCAGTCTTTGGTCTGGTCTTTCTACTCTGGTCACATTGAGTGTAAAATGCTCCAAGCAGAGCCAACATGGCCATATCATTCCCAGAAACAAGGGTTCCAGGATGCTGCCTGTACCATGGTTATCTGTGAGTGGTGTTCAGTGGTTACCATGGTTACATAAACATCCAGGGCATGTTTCATTATCTCTGTGCTCATCAGGAAGCATGCACAGTTCAACAGCAAATGATTAGGGGGATTACCCTTGTTGTCAGGCACAATCGTTACCATGGCAATGCAGACCCAGAATCAGTGAttaaaatgataatgataatgcctTTAACGTCTTTTGGTTGTGTTTCCATGACAATGACAGCACCGGCTGGTACTTTTATGGTCTTCTGTTGGCATCACATGACCTGTCCATCACCTGAGTGGCTGCAAGCATCTCCTACAATGATGATGCGTGTGTGTCACTGCAGTCCAGCTGATGATGCAGCTCCGCTTTGCAAACAGTGCTGCAGCGGAGCAACGTGACAGTGGGCGGCTCCTCATCACCTGAAACACGTGCAACTCAGTGTGAGCGACACATTTAGTTGTTCATTTggataaaagtgttagtaataaataataaactatgtCAGGTGTTGTAGCTTTACCTAACCCAGACGAAGATGACTCGCTGTCTGCCAGGGAGGCGGTGTCCACCTGGTCATGCGACAGTCCCTCCATTAGTGGAATGGAAAGCTCTGATGATGGGACGGATGAATCATATATCCCAGAATCCCGAGGAGGAGGGAGCTCTGGAGCTGAAGGATGCTCCTCTTCTGCCTGGCTGGAGACTGGACACACCTCCTTCTGGAGGATGGGGGGAGCTGATGAGGGGGAGGAGGAGCAAGAGTCTTCAGGTAAAACTCCAGATGTTCCAGTGGTGGATCTGAAAATGTGAAGAATGAATTAGTGGCATCATAATAAACTTTTAAACACCTAAAACACAAACCAGAAGTAAAAAATTCAGCTTTTAAGATAGTCTTACCTTGAAGTGGACTTTGGTGGCAGGTCTGGACTGGGACAAAGACCAGGACTGGGACAGGAAGCAGGACTGCAATCGGAACCAGGCGCCAGCAGGAGCACATTCCTcctcgagactacgtctaccccATCCAACGACGGGGTCCTCTCCAGCACATCGTTCAGGACCAAACCAGAGTCAAACCTCTGCCCGGACTGaggtgcagagcagcaggaagaCTTGAGATGGGGGTTTGGAACTGGGACAGGAGGAGGAGCTGGTTTTCCGGAGAACTCAGAGGGCCCTGCAGGAGAAAGCTGCTTTTCGAACcagtctggattctggctgatGTGCTGGTGCATGTTGCAGATGGAAACGTAGAGCGAACGTCCAGATTTGCTCCTGAAGTAGTTCCTCCTTGAGACGTTGATGGGATGCTGCTCCTGATCCACCAAACCGGACTGACATGAATGGAGCCGAGTGTAGAGCTGAGGCAACTGGTCCATCAACTTAAACCTAAACCACGGGAGTAAAGAGTTTTGAAGCCACCGTGTGCTGGTTACTACCATGTGGTCTGCTGCTGTCGGGGGCGCACCTACCTAGGAGTCAGACTCAGCATGGTGGGAATGTCGTTTTCTGTCGAGTAATCAAAGTAGACCGCCATGTAGCGGCTCAGCTCCTGGTCCCCGCCTCCTTCACTCTGCTTCGCCAGACGCAGCTTCTCTGCGATCATGGCCACAGCCACTATGAACAGGTCACCATTAGATCCACCTGttggagagctgctgctgctgctgctgttaccACGGCGACTGACTGGCGTCTTTCCCCTACGACTCTTCTTCTCCACATAGTATCTGCAGAACAAATGAGATGTTTTGAAAAGATACCAAAGATTAAAGGTCTACAAGAATGTTAAAAAATTACAGATCAAATGTTTTCAAAAGAAAGGAAGACCTGGAAGCCAAGAGGGAGCAGATGAAAGGGTGATGGAAGAGTAGAGGAGTAAAATTTGAAACGAGAGAAACTATTTAGAACAAAACTCAGCAGGAGTTTTATTACCATCTAGTGGCTACAGGTGGAACTGAACCTGAGGGTGTTTGAACTCACAAGCCTTAGTGTCTTTTAATTTCCTTATAAATAACATAGTTTATTATTTTAGACATTATTTACCGCAGGCCTTTAGAGCAGACGACGATGATGAGGTTTGCTTCGTCCAGCTGTCGGCTAAGCCATGACATCTGACCCTCCTTACACATCTCCAGGTGTTCCCACAAGTCCAGCACAACCTGAGCATGGTCAAACAAGCGTTTAACAACTCAGCGATAAATATGACgacatgatgacatcacagactGACCTCGCAGCCGCAGAAGTCCTGCAGGAAATAGGCGAAGCTCTGGATGACGCTGGTGTGTTTGGAACAATCTCTGCTGGAGTAACAGATGAATACTTTAGGACGGGGCCACGGCCGCTCGCTGTTCAGAGCCGCACTCTGATTGGACGACTCGCTGCTCTCCTCATCCAGCTGGCTGTAGATGTTTTCTAACAGTAGGTAAAAGAAAAATATTTGACACAAGCAGATTTTAGAGACAAAAATCCCATTTTGATTGAAGCTCCATGTTCTGCTGTTTCACCCACCTTGCTGCTTCTTTCGACACATCACAGTGAAGAGGGTAGCGAAGGCTGACATGATGACCATAGGCACTGTGATGGCCATAGCACGGATAGGCCCTGCCCACTGGGAGTGGACTGATGGAGGAAACAAACACACCCAGCGTGAGAAAACTGATAATAATcggcagtttttttttaaatataaaagtTTGCAACATCAAATATTCTTAAGGGATTTGGTCTGGATTTTTAAAGACTGAATAAAAGAAACTGCTGAGACATTCTTAACAGCTTTAAAACAGTATTATTTATGTAAAGTTTGCTATAGAGCCATACAATAAGCAAGTATCTTGTATTAGAAATAAATATTTCATGTGATTGACAATTTTCAATTCTCATTAAAAAGAGATTTTTTACAAAAGTCTGATGAGACTACCAGTAAAACATCCAATTAATAAAACCTGAGAATATTGAAATAATTTTCCA
This sequence is a window from Nothobranchius furzeri strain GRZ-AD chromosome 3, NfurGRZ-RIMD1, whole genome shotgun sequence. Protein-coding genes within it:
- the il17rd gene encoding interleukin-17 receptor D, giving the protein MASPRSFFTSLCGLFLLFYFSFGSTSSGSRRSNQDRCGFKVQSGADGGRRMAVTFRADNCSLNYPLGKHVIHGVSNISFSHLACEDQAAVVVHWSASPLGIEHIKGFRVYLEDKNPEGKQCQHLILKDPRQLNYSYRNTKLSSQPFSGLTFDTDYLVRVVPFPSLMNESFFSPSFLRTNSCEVLLGSEHLVCKPFWKPKSLNVSQIGSNLHVAFDQAPPTFSFHFYYLYYRLKQDGVFRQQRCKPDINQVRMTCIIQDVTPGTYVIELKDDSNTTRRQTQFHVSQVHSQWAGPIRAMAITVPMVIMSAFATLFTVMCRKKQQENIYSQLDEESSESSNQSAALNSERPWPRPKVFICYSSRDCSKHTSVIQSFAYFLQDFCGCEVVLDLWEHLEMCKEGQMSWLSRQLDEANLIIVVCSKGLRYYVEKKSRRGKTPVSRRGNSSSSSSSPTGGSNGDLFIVAVAMIAEKLRLAKQSEGGGDQELSRYMAVYFDYSTENDIPTMLSLTPRFKLMDQLPQLYTRLHSCQSGLVDQEQHPINVSRRNYFRSKSGRSLYVSICNMHQHISQNPDWFEKQLSPAGPSEFSGKPAPPPVPVPNPHLKSSCCSAPQSGQRFDSGLVLNDVLERTPSLDGVDVVSRRNVLLLAPGSDCSPASCPSPGLCPSPDLPPKSTSRSTTGTSGVLPEDSCSSSPSSAPPILQKEVCPVSSQAEEEHPSAPELPPPRDSGIYDSSVPSSELSIPLMEGLSHDQVDTASLADSESSSSGLGDEEPPTVTLLRCSTVCKAELHHQLDCSDTHASSL